The following DNA comes from Candidatus Latescibacter sp..
CTGCGCAGATCGCAGCCGCTGTGCGTGAGGAAGTGGCCAAGGATATCAATTTCATGCGGGGGAAATACTCGAAGAACGTCCTCGGCCTCAAATCGGTCGAATTCAAGGAATTTGGTAACATGCTCGGCATCAAGTACACCGATTGGGAGCTGGACCGTTTTGAGAAGGAAATGGCGCCCGACCTGATCGGCAGCACGGTCACCCCGCTCGATGCAGTAACGGTCTCTAGCGCCCGGCTGCGGATCGTCCCCACTTTCACTCCAGAGCAGGTCGGTCTCATGGAGAACGGCAAAGCACGCTGGGATGTATGGACAGTCAACATCGTCCGTGTCGGCGCCCCGGTTTCGGTGCTGCACAGCTCACGGAGCGGCGGATATGTTTTTGTGCTCTCTCCAGAGGGTTACGGCTGGATAAAAACCGAGGAAACGGCATTCGCTCCAAAAGCGGATATTACTAAATTCTCCCGGCCCGCCCTATTTGTGGTCTGCACCGGCGACCGCGTCCCCTACTATTCCGATGAATCATGCAGGTATGCCTCCGGATGGCTGCGGCTTGGCGACCGTCTGCCTCTCGTTTCACAGGCTAATCACCGGCAGGTGTTTGTCCCCGTCCGCCGGGCGAACGGGAGGCTCGCCACAGAGCAGGCATGGCTGGCGAAGGATGCGGACGTTCATGTGGGATGGCTGCCTTATACGCGCCGCAACGTGGTGACCACCGCTTTCAAGATGATGGGGAACCCCTACGACTGGTCGATGGCCTGGTATGGCCGTAATCATGAGACTACGCTCCGCGATCTCTTCGCCTGCTTCGGATTCGAGCTTCCGTTCAACGCGGAGCTGTTCACCTTCTTCTCGGATAACAAAAAGCGGGTGGTTCGCCCCGCCGAGGGCAAGGCCGAGCAATACAAGGCCATTCTCGCCAACGAGCCGTTTATCACCATTCAGACATGCGGCGGAGGGCACTGCCAGCTTTTTCTTGGTGAACACAACGGGGAACCCATCGTACTCGACACCACCGGCTACGGCTATGACAAGGACGGCGTCCGCTGCGAGGTGCGGCGTCTTACTGTAAGCAATATGTCCATGCCGGAATATTTTCTCAAGACCAATTTCACATTCTGCGAGCTGAAGTAGGAGCCGCCATGACTTCCAGAGAACGAATCATTGCCGCCATCAATCACCATGAACCGGACCGTACGCCGGTT
Coding sequences within:
- a CDS encoding SH3 domain-containing protein, with the protein product MHLKKLPLSLMFGLMFGTIAVSAEFYNRAPDVLPGTLPEMNTTAFWIAKMKAPDEVILTPSAIQAMNVSYLSRMKAPDPFKGVDKDRIPNHDDLNRWPGRYIVLPDLASMTPAQIAAAVREEVAKDINFMRGKYSKNVLGLKSVEFKEFGNMLGIKYTDWELDRFEKEMAPDLIGSTVTPLDAVTVSSARLRIVPTFTPEQVGLMENGKARWDVWTVNIVRVGAPVSVLHSSRSGGYVFVLSPEGYGWIKTEETAFAPKADITKFSRPALFVVCTGDRVPYYSDESCRYASGWLRLGDRLPLVSQANHRQVFVPVRRANGRLATEQAWLAKDADVHVGWLPYTRRNVVTTAFKMMGNPYDWSMAWYGRNHETTLRDLFACFGFELPFNAELFTFFSDNKKRVVRPAEGKAEQYKAILANEPFITIQTCGGGHCQLFLGEHNGEPIVLDTTGYGYDKDGVRCEVRRLTVSNMSMPEYFLKTNFTFCELK